CCGCGCCGTCGAGGACGCGCAGCGAACGCTCCACCTCGATGGTGAAGTCGACGTGGCCCGGGGTGTCGATGATGTTGATCCGGTGCTCCGGACCTTGACCGTCCTCCGCCTTCCAGAAAGTGGTCGTCGCGGCCGACGTTATGGTGATTCCGCGCTCCTGCTCCTGCTCCATCCAGTCCATGGTCGCGGAGCCCTCGTGGACTTCGCCGATCTTGTAGGACTTGCCGGTGTAATAGAGGATTCGCTCGGTGGTCGTCGTCTTACCGGCGTCGATGTGCGCCATGATGCCGATGTTGCGATACTTCTCGAGCGGATGGCTGCGGGCCATGACAGGAGCTTCCTTAAGTCTGCAGGGGGCGGGCAACACGGCCCAACCCCCTCTATATGGTTACGATTTTTACCAGCGGTAGTGCGAGAAGGCGCGGTTCGCTTCCGCCATGCGGTGCGTGTCTTCGCGCTTCTTGACGGCGTTGCCGCGATTCTGCGAGGCGTCCATCAGCTCGCCCGACAGGCGGCCTGACATCGTCTTCTCGCTGCGTGCGCGGGCGGCCGTGATCAGCCAGCGGATGGCCAGGGCCTGGGCGCGCTCGGCGCGAACCTCGACAGGCACCTGGTAGGTTGCACCGCCGACGCGGCGGCTGCGAACCTCGATTCCCGGCTTCACGTTGGCCAGCGCCTCGTGGAACACGCCGATCGGATCCTTCTTCAGGCGAGCCTCGACATTGTCGAGCGCGCCATAGACGATGCTTTCGGCAACCGACTTCTTACCGTCGAGCATGATGTTGTTCATGAACTTCGACAGGACGATATCACCGAACTTGGGATCCGGCAGGATGACGCGCTTTTCAGGGCGGCGACGACGGGACATATCTTATTCCTTTCAGAGCGGCGCGCCTGCGTTTCGCGGCGCGACCGACGAAACCAGCTTACTTCGGGCGCTTGGCGCCGTACTTCGAACGGGACTGCTTGCGATCCTTCACGCCCTGCGTGTCGAGCACGC
The window above is part of the Sphingomonas sp. HDW15A genome. Proteins encoded here:
- the rpsG gene encoding 30S ribosomal protein S7, which encodes MSRRRRPEKRVILPDPKFGDIVLSKFMNNIMLDGKKSVAESIVYGALDNVEARLKKDPIGVFHEALANVKPGIEVRSRRVGGATYQVPVEVRAERAQALAIRWLITAARARSEKTMSGRLSGELMDASQNRGNAVKKREDTHRMAEANRAFSHYRW